A genome region from Clostridium pasteurianum includes the following:
- the larE gene encoding ATP-dependent sacrificial sulfur transferase LarE, whose protein sequence is MINNEKYNELIKYLRSLGKVVLAFSGGVDSTFLLRAAKEALQDNLKAVTIMSPYIPRWEIREAKELVKELGIDHEIIEAPIIDSIKFNPEDRCYHCKTAVFSMIIDAAKKQGYDCVIDGTNFDDIKDYRPGLKALKELDIKSPLLECKLTKAEIRAFSKELGLKTWDKPAYACLLTRIPYGNELKVEDFEKIEKAERYMMSIGFRAIRVRCHGDLARVEVAREDRSKLFDEELLDTIAENIKKCGFKYAALDFQGYRVGSFNETIKNKN, encoded by the coding sequence ATGATAAATAATGAAAAATATAATGAATTAATAAAATATCTTAGAAGTCTCGGAAAAGTAGTTCTAGCATTTTCAGGTGGAGTGGATAGTACCTTTTTACTTAGAGCAGCAAAGGAAGCACTTCAGGATAATTTAAAAGCGGTTACAATTATGTCTCCATATATTCCAAGATGGGAAATAAGAGAAGCGAAGGAATTAGTTAAAGAGTTAGGAATAGATCACGAAATTATAGAAGCTCCAATTATTGATTCAATTAAATTTAATCCAGAGGATAGATGTTATCATTGTAAAACAGCAGTATTCAGTATGATAATAGATGCTGCTAAAAAGCAGGGATATGACTGTGTAATTGATGGAACTAATTTTGATGATATAAAAGATTACAGACCAGGACTTAAAGCTTTAAAAGAGTTAGATATAAAAAGTCCACTTTTAGAATGCAAATTAACTAAAGCGGAAATAAGAGCATTTTCTAAGGAATTAGGACTGAAAACTTGGGACAAGCCAGCTTATGCCTGCCTTTTGACGAGAATACCTTATGGAAATGAATTAAAGGTAGAGGACTTTGAAAAGATTGAAAAAGCAGAAAGATATATGATGAGCATAGGTTTTAGAGCTATTAGAGTAAGATGTCATGGAGATTTAGCGAGAGTTGAAGTTGCGAGAGAAGACAGAAGCAAGTTATTTGATGAAGAACTTTTGGATACTATTGCTGAGAATATAAAAAAATGCGGTTTTAAGTATGCAGCATTAGATTTTCAGGGATATAGAGTAGGAAGCTTTAATGAAACAATTAAAAATAAGAATTAA
- the larC gene encoding nickel pincer cofactor biosynthesis protein LarC produces MKVLYYDCFCGISGDMNLAALIDIGVPKEYLIEELSKLNLNSEYGIKIESSMKLGITGTRVDVTLKNNVHEHDHEEHHHHSHEHHHRNLKNIEEIINSSDLSDKVKKISLDIFMKVAEAEAKVHGKDLYEVHFHEVGAIDSIVDIVGAAICLDYLKVDKIIASPVQVGGGFVNCAHGIMPVPAPATAEILKNIPMNTGIVQFETTTPTGAAILAANAKEFTKNIDFKVQKIAYGIGHIDLEIPNVLRVYLGEKESNRKNEEQYILETNIDDMNPELYGYVEEKLFEAGALDVLKIPVYMKKGRPGIKLSVLINPEKEEDILNIIFKETTSLGVRKLKVEKIMLDREFSKVKTEYGDITVKKAYYKGKLLKYKPEYEECKTIAEEKNVTIDKIYKAVYKQDLN; encoded by the coding sequence ATGAAAGTATTATATTATGATTGTTTTTGCGGAATAAGTGGCGATATGAATTTAGCGGCATTAATAGATATTGGAGTTCCTAAGGAATATTTAATTGAAGAACTTTCAAAGCTCAATTTGAATTCTGAATATGGAATAAAAATTGAAAGTTCTATGAAACTTGGGATAACAGGAACTAGAGTGGATGTTACATTAAAAAATAATGTACATGAGCATGATCATGAAGAACACCATCACCACAGTCATGAGCATCATCATAGAAACTTAAAGAATATAGAAGAAATAATAAATTCAAGTGATTTGAGTGATAAAGTTAAAAAGATCAGTTTAGATATATTTATGAAGGTTGCAGAGGCAGAAGCTAAAGTTCATGGAAAAGACTTATATGAAGTACATTTTCATGAGGTAGGAGCTATTGATTCAATTGTGGATATAGTTGGAGCAGCTATTTGTTTAGATTACTTAAAGGTTGATAAAATTATTGCATCTCCAGTTCAGGTTGGAGGAGGATTTGTTAACTGTGCGCATGGTATTATGCCAGTACCGGCTCCTGCAACAGCAGAAATACTAAAGAATATTCCTATGAATACTGGAATCGTACAATTTGAAACAACTACACCTACAGGCGCTGCAATATTGGCGGCAAATGCCAAGGAATTTACTAAAAATATTGATTTTAAAGTTCAGAAGATAGCTTATGGAATAGGACATATAGATTTAGAAATTCCAAATGTTTTAAGAGTATATTTAGGTGAAAAAGAAAGTAATAGAAAAAATGAAGAACAATACATACTAGAAACGAATATAGATGATATGAATCCAGAACTTTACGGATATGTGGAAGAAAAGCTTTTTGAAGCTGGAGCTTTAGATGTATTAAAAATACCTGTATATATGAAAAAAGGAAGACCGGGCATAAAGCTAAGTGTACTGATTAATCCGGAAAAAGAGGAAGATATTTTGAATATTATTTTTAAGGAAACAACTTCATTAGGTGTTAGAAAACTTAAAGTGGAAAAAATAATGCTTGATAGGGAGTTTTCAAAAGTAAAAACAGAGTATGGAGATATTACAGTAAAGAAAGCTTATTATAAAGGCAAGCTATTAAAATACAAACCAGAATATGAAGAATGTAAGACTATAGCAGAAGAAAAAAATGTAACCATAGATAAAATATATAAAGCAGTATATAAACAAGATTTAAATTGA